The following coding sequences lie in one Burkholderia cepacia genomic window:
- a CDS encoding alginate lyase family protein — protein sequence MVRPMFPGHGATERRPRTRRVVPMLVASLSLAAAGLGAAGSARAAMNFCAAPALQASETTQAEPGVQALIRSVDARIGEQPKAMARVHTEGTLPHEGIYDQSAAALKDMDLMRDAALAWRVTNAPRYLQLVDRFLSAWVSTYQPSFNPIDETRFESLIVAYDMTASALPVKTRNATAAFIAKLGAGYVAQIDAQKRPLTGTWRNNWQSHRIKLIALSAFTLGDRKMMNAAQRLFVEHLADNIGPDGKTWDFEERDALHYAVYDLQPLVTAALAARRFNRNWLRERGANGATLAAALDWLVPYALGEKTHEEFVNSPVPFDAKRREAGLPGYTGQWDPKNATELFHLAARLDGRYARVAQQLSPTPPAWLAACLPLQAR from the coding sequence ATGGTGCGTCCGATGTTTCCGGGCCATGGTGCAACAGAGAGGCGGCCGCGCACGCGCCGCGTCGTACCGATGCTCGTCGCCTCGCTGTCGCTGGCCGCTGCCGGCCTCGGCGCGGCCGGCAGCGCGCGCGCGGCGATGAATTTCTGCGCGGCGCCGGCACTGCAGGCGAGCGAGACGACACAGGCCGAGCCGGGCGTGCAGGCGCTGATCCGCAGCGTCGACGCGCGCATCGGCGAGCAGCCAAAGGCGATGGCGCGCGTGCACACCGAGGGCACGCTGCCGCATGAAGGCATCTACGACCAGAGTGCGGCCGCGCTGAAGGACATGGACCTGATGCGTGACGCGGCGCTCGCGTGGCGCGTGACGAATGCGCCGCGCTACCTGCAGCTAGTCGACCGCTTCCTGTCCGCGTGGGTCTCGACCTACCAGCCGAGCTTCAATCCGATCGACGAAACGCGCTTCGAGAGCCTGATCGTCGCGTACGACATGACCGCGAGCGCGCTGCCGGTGAAGACCCGCAACGCGACGGCCGCGTTCATCGCGAAGCTCGGCGCCGGCTATGTCGCGCAGATCGACGCGCAGAAGCGCCCGCTCACCGGCACGTGGCGCAACAACTGGCAGAGCCACCGGATCAAGCTGATCGCGCTGTCCGCGTTCACGCTCGGCGACCGCAAGATGATGAACGCCGCGCAGCGGCTGTTCGTCGAGCATCTCGCCGACAACATCGGGCCGGACGGCAAGACGTGGGACTTCGAGGAACGCGATGCGCTGCATTACGCGGTCTACGACCTGCAGCCGCTGGTGACGGCCGCGCTCGCCGCGCGCCGCTTCAACCGCAACTGGCTGCGCGAGCGCGGCGCGAACGGCGCGACGCTCGCGGCCGCGCTCGACTGGCTCGTGCCGTACGCGCTCGGCGAGAAGACGCACGAGGAATTCGTGAATTCGCCGGTGCCGTTCGACGCGAAGCGCCGCGAGGCCGGCCTGCCGGGTTACACGGGGCAGTGGGACCCGAAAAACGCCACCGAACTCTTTCATCTGGCCGCGCGGCTCGACGGGCGCTATGCCCGCGTCGCGCAGCAACTATCCCCAACGCCGCCCGCATGGCTCGCCGCGTGCCTGCCATTACAGGCGCGCTAG
- the gcvP gene encoding aminomethyl-transferring glycine dehydrogenase, protein MKLEHPDRLMNRTPLSLAALETHDAFAERHIGPDAASQQAMLDTLGFASRAALMDAVIPASIRRAETLPLGPFAQPKSEAEALAALRVLADKNQVFRSYIGQGYNDTHTPAVILRNVLENPAWYTAYTPYQPEISQGRLEALLNFQQMVADLTGLAISNASLLDEATAAAEAMTLLQRTGKPTSNVFYVADDVLPQTLEVIRTRALPVGIEVKTGPAADAAQANAFGVLLQYPGVNGDVRDYRALTEAIHAAGGHVVVAADLLALTVLTPPGEWGADVAIGNTQRFGVPMGFGGPHAAYLAVRDEFKRQMPGRLVGVTVDAQGKPALRLALQTREQHIRREKATSNVCTAQALLAIMASMYAVYHGPHGLKTIALRVNRIAALLAAGVKQLGFATVNDTFFDTLTIDTGARTAQVHEFAKAKRINLRRVSDTQVGVSVDETTTRDDLADLLAVFAQAAGGTAPAVDALDAGLGGVAALPAGLERTSAYLTHHVFNRHHSETEMLRYLRSLSDKDLALDRSMIPLGSCTMKLNATSEMLPVTWPEFGGIHPFAPAEQTVGYREMIDQLEQMLVAATGYAAVSLQPNAGSQGEYAGLLIIHAYHASRGEAHRDVCLIPASAHGTNPASAHMAGMKVVVVACDAQGNVDIADLKAKADEHAKDLAAIMITYPSTHGVFEQNVREICEIVHAHGGQVYVDGANMNAMVGLTAPGQFGGDVSHLNLHKTFCIPHGGGGPGVGPVAVGAHLAKFLPNQRSTGYSRDENGIGAVSAAPYGSASILPISWMYIAMMGAKNLTAATETAILNANYIAKRLAPHYPVLYSGPGGLVAHECILDLRPIKESSGISVDDVAKRLMDYGFHAPTMSFPVPGTLMVEPTESESQEELDRFIAAMIAIRDEIRAVEEGRADREDNPLRHAPHTAAVVTANEWPHAYSREQAAYPVASLGTNKYWPPVGRADNVYGDRNLFCSCVPMSEYA, encoded by the coding sequence ATGAAGCTCGAACACCCGGACCGCCTGATGAACCGCACGCCCCTCTCGCTCGCCGCGCTCGAAACGCACGACGCGTTCGCCGAACGCCATATCGGCCCCGACGCCGCCAGCCAGCAGGCCATGCTCGACACGCTCGGCTTTGCGTCGCGCGCCGCCCTGATGGACGCCGTGATCCCGGCCTCGATCCGCCGCGCCGAAACGCTGCCGCTCGGCCCGTTCGCGCAGCCGAAGAGCGAGGCCGAAGCGCTCGCCGCGCTGCGGGTTCTCGCGGACAAGAACCAGGTGTTCCGCTCGTATATCGGTCAGGGTTACAACGACACGCACACGCCGGCCGTGATCCTGCGCAACGTGCTCGAAAACCCGGCGTGGTACACGGCCTACACGCCGTACCAGCCTGAAATTTCCCAGGGTCGCCTCGAGGCGCTCCTGAACTTCCAGCAGATGGTCGCCGACCTGACGGGCCTCGCGATCTCGAACGCGTCGCTGCTCGACGAAGCAACCGCCGCGGCCGAAGCGATGACGCTGCTGCAGCGCACCGGCAAGCCGACGTCGAACGTGTTCTACGTCGCCGACGACGTGCTGCCGCAAACGCTCGAAGTGATCCGCACGCGCGCGCTGCCGGTCGGCATCGAGGTCAAGACGGGCCCGGCCGCCGACGCCGCGCAGGCCAACGCGTTCGGCGTGCTGCTGCAGTACCCGGGCGTGAACGGCGACGTGCGCGACTACCGCGCACTCACCGAAGCGATTCACGCGGCCGGCGGCCACGTGGTCGTCGCGGCCGACCTGCTCGCACTCACCGTGCTGACGCCGCCCGGCGAATGGGGCGCGGACGTCGCGATCGGCAACACGCAGCGCTTCGGCGTGCCGATGGGCTTCGGCGGCCCGCACGCCGCGTACCTCGCGGTGCGTGACGAATTCAAGCGCCAGATGCCGGGCCGCCTCGTCGGCGTGACGGTCGACGCACAGGGCAAGCCCGCGCTGCGCCTCGCGCTGCAGACGCGCGAACAGCACATCCGCCGCGAGAAGGCGACGTCGAACGTGTGTACCGCGCAGGCGCTGCTCGCGATCATGGCCAGCATGTACGCGGTCTATCACGGCCCGCACGGCCTGAAGACGATCGCGCTGCGCGTGAACCGCATCGCGGCGCTGCTCGCCGCCGGCGTGAAGCAGCTCGGCTTCGCGACCGTCAACGACACGTTCTTCGACACGCTGACGATCGACACCGGCGCGCGCACCGCGCAGGTCCACGAATTCGCGAAGGCCAAGCGTATCAACCTGCGCCGCGTGAGCGACACGCAAGTCGGCGTGTCGGTCGACGAAACGACGACGCGCGACGACCTCGCCGATCTCCTCGCCGTGTTCGCGCAAGCCGCGGGCGGCACCGCACCGGCCGTCGACGCCCTCGACGCAGGGCTTGGCGGCGTCGCCGCATTGCCGGCCGGCCTCGAGCGCACGAGCGCGTACCTGACGCACCACGTGTTCAACCGCCACCATTCCGAAACCGAAATGCTGCGCTACCTGCGCAGCCTGTCGGACAAGGATCTCGCGCTCGACCGCTCGATGATCCCGCTCGGCTCGTGCACGATGAAGCTGAACGCGACGTCGGAAATGCTGCCGGTCACGTGGCCCGAGTTCGGCGGCATCCACCCGTTCGCACCGGCCGAGCAGACCGTCGGCTACCGCGAGATGATCGACCAGCTCGAGCAGATGCTCGTCGCGGCCACCGGCTACGCGGCCGTGTCGCTGCAGCCGAACGCGGGCTCGCAGGGCGAGTACGCGGGCCTGCTGATCATCCACGCGTACCACGCGTCGCGCGGCGAAGCGCACCGCGACGTGTGCCTGATCCCGGCATCCGCGCACGGCACGAACCCGGCGTCCGCGCACATGGCCGGCATGAAGGTCGTGGTCGTGGCCTGCGACGCGCAGGGCAACGTCGACATCGCCGACCTGAAGGCGAAGGCCGACGAGCACGCGAAGGACCTCGCGGCGATCATGATCACGTACCCGTCGACGCACGGCGTGTTCGAGCAGAACGTCCGCGAGATCTGCGAGATCGTCCATGCGCACGGCGGCCAGGTGTACGTCGACGGCGCGAACATGAACGCGATGGTCGGCCTGACCGCGCCGGGCCAGTTCGGCGGCGACGTGTCGCACCTGAACCTGCACAAGACCTTCTGCATCCCGCACGGCGGCGGCGGCCCGGGCGTCGGCCCGGTCGCGGTCGGCGCGCACCTCGCGAAGTTCCTGCCGAACCAGCGTTCGACCGGCTACTCGCGCGACGAAAACGGCATCGGTGCCGTGTCGGCCGCGCCGTACGGCTCGGCGTCGATCCTGCCGATCTCGTGGATGTATATCGCGATGATGGGCGCGAAGAACCTGACCGCCGCAACGGAAACCGCGATCCTCAACGCGAACTACATCGCGAAGCGCCTCGCGCCGCACTACCCGGTGCTGTATTCGGGCCCGGGCGGGCTGGTCGCGCACGAGTGCATTCTCGACCTGCGTCCGATCAAGGAATCGAGCGGCATCAGCGTCGACGACGTCGCGAAGCGCCTGATGGACTACGGCTTCCACGCGCCGACGATGAGCTTCCCGGTGCCGGGCACGCTGATGGTCGAGCCGACCGAATCGGAATCGCAGGAAGAACTCGACCGCTTCATCGCCGCGATGATCGCGATCCGCGACGAAATCCGCGCGGTCGAGGAAGGCCGCGCCGATCGCGAGGACAACCCGCTGCGTCACGCACCGCACACGGCGGCCGTCGTCACCGCGAACGAATGGCCGCACGCGTACTCGCGCGAGCAGGCCGCGTACCCGGTCGCGTCGCTCGGCACGAACAAGTACTGGCCGCCGGTCGGCCGCGCGGACAACGTCTACGGCGACCGCAACCTGTTCTGCTCGTGCGTGCCGATGTCGGAATACGCATAA
- the gcvH gene encoding glycine cleavage system protein GcvH, with amino-acid sequence MSNVPADLKYTDEHEWIRTEADGTLTIGITDHAQNTLGDIVFLELPPVGKQVKAGDAIGVVESVKAASDIYSPVSGEVVAINADAVDTPEEVNSDAYDTWLFKVKLAAGASTDSLLDAAAYSKLID; translated from the coding sequence ATGAGCAACGTCCCGGCCGATCTGAAGTACACCGACGAACACGAGTGGATCCGCACTGAAGCCGACGGCACGCTGACGATCGGCATCACCGATCACGCGCAGAACACGCTCGGCGACATCGTTTTCCTCGAACTGCCGCCCGTCGGCAAGCAGGTGAAGGCAGGCGACGCGATCGGCGTCGTCGAATCCGTGAAAGCCGCGTCGGACATCTATTCGCCGGTGTCGGGCGAGGTGGTCGCGATCAACGCGGATGCAGTCGACACGCCGGAAGAGGTGAACAGCGACGCGTACGACACGTGGCTGTTCAAGGTCAAGCTGGCGGCCGGCGCATCGACCGACAGCCTGCTCGACGCAGCCGCCTACAGCAAGCTGATCGACTAA
- the gcvT gene encoding glycine cleavage system aminomethyltransferase GcvT, producing MTALNHTPLNAAHRALNARMVDFGGWDMPVNYGSQIEEHEAVRTDAGMFDVSHMCVVDFTGSRVRAFFEHAIANNVGKLKTPGKALYSCLLNPQGGVIDDLIVYYFTEEFFRVVVNAGTAEKDIAWFNQLNEQGSFGLTIAPRRDFAIVAVQGPNAREKVWTTVPSARAATSELKPFNAAQVAATPFGDLTIARTGYTGEDGFEVIVPAVHVEALWAALQQNGVRPCGLGARDTLRLEAGMNLYGQDMDDTVSPLDAGLAWTVDLAAPREFVGRAALEANGTRAAFVGLILQKENGKAGGVLRAHQKVVTPHGEGEITSGTFSPSMQESIAFARVPAAVQIGDLIQVQIRDKNLPARVVKLPFVRNGKVLAA from the coding sequence ATGACTGCACTGAATCACACCCCGCTCAACGCCGCGCACCGCGCGCTCAATGCCCGCATGGTCGACTTCGGCGGCTGGGACATGCCCGTCAACTACGGCTCGCAGATCGAAGAACACGAAGCCGTGCGCACCGACGCCGGCATGTTCGACGTGTCGCACATGTGCGTGGTCGATTTCACCGGCAGCCGCGTGCGCGCGTTCTTCGAGCACGCGATCGCGAACAACGTCGGCAAGCTCAAGACGCCCGGCAAGGCACTCTACTCGTGCCTGCTCAACCCGCAGGGCGGCGTCATCGACGACCTGATCGTCTATTACTTCACCGAAGAATTCTTCCGCGTCGTGGTCAACGCCGGCACGGCCGAGAAAGACATCGCGTGGTTCAACCAGCTGAACGAGCAAGGCAGCTTCGGCCTCACGATCGCGCCGCGCCGCGATTTCGCGATCGTCGCCGTACAGGGCCCGAACGCCCGCGAAAAGGTCTGGACGACCGTGCCTTCCGCACGTGCCGCGACCAGCGAGCTGAAGCCGTTCAACGCCGCGCAGGTCGCCGCCACGCCGTTCGGCGATCTCACCATCGCGCGCACCGGCTATACCGGTGAAGACGGTTTCGAAGTGATCGTCCCGGCCGTGCACGTCGAAGCGCTGTGGGCCGCACTGCAGCAAAACGGCGTGCGCCCGTGCGGGCTCGGCGCGCGCGATACGCTGCGCCTCGAAGCCGGCATGAACCTGTACGGCCAGGACATGGACGACACCGTCTCCCCGCTCGACGCGGGCCTCGCGTGGACGGTCGACCTCGCCGCGCCGCGCGAGTTCGTCGGCCGCGCCGCACTGGAAGCCAACGGCACCCGCGCCGCGTTCGTCGGCCTGATCCTGCAGAAGGAAAACGGCAAGGCGGGCGGCGTGCTGCGCGCGCACCAGAAGGTCGTCACGCCGCACGGCGAAGGCGAGATCACGAGCGGCACGTTCTCGCCGTCGATGCAGGAATCGATCGCGTTCGCGCGCGTGCCGGCCGCCGTCCAGATCGGCGACCTCATCCAGGTGCAAATTCGAGACAAGAATCTTCCCGCGCGCGTGGTAAAACTGCCGTTCGTGCGCAACGGCAAGGTCCTCGCTGCGTAA
- a CDS encoding oxidoreductase, whose amino-acid sequence MSSLLRIGLMGFGFAGATFHAPVIATSGRTEVAAIATGQPDRAQAAYPGARVVPDLDTLLGLDDIECVVIATPNDTHFTLARQVLEAGRHVVVDKPVTLTADEALALARLANTRSRLFAPFHNRRWDGDFLTVRDIVKSGELGRLTYFASHFDRFRPTPRTRWREEPARGGGLLLDLGPHLIDQALALFGLPETVSATVKTRRENGTAPDLVHLLLGYPDKDVALHASALSAIEPARFTLHGTRGSYQKFGLDTQEDQLKAGLTADDVEFGGGNPPGLLRVLDGEIEVERPVPTLDGQYAEFYRALAASVRDGAPFPVTAQDAVDVMTIIELAAKSEHDGRRLPFVRRTV is encoded by the coding sequence ATGTCGTCATTGCTCAGGATTGGTTTGATGGGTTTCGGTTTCGCCGGCGCGACGTTCCACGCGCCCGTGATCGCCACGAGCGGCCGCACTGAAGTCGCCGCGATCGCGACGGGGCAGCCCGATCGCGCGCAGGCCGCGTATCCGGGCGCGCGCGTCGTCCCCGACCTCGACACGCTGCTCGGCCTCGACGACATCGAGTGCGTGGTGATCGCCACGCCGAACGACACGCACTTCACGCTTGCGCGCCAGGTGCTCGAAGCCGGCCGCCACGTGGTCGTCGACAAGCCCGTCACGCTCACCGCCGACGAGGCGCTTGCGCTCGCACGGCTCGCGAACACGCGCAGCCGGCTGTTCGCGCCGTTCCACAACCGCCGCTGGGACGGCGATTTCCTCACCGTGCGCGACATCGTCAAATCGGGCGAACTCGGCCGCCTCACCTATTTCGCGTCGCATTTCGACCGCTTCCGACCGACGCCGCGCACGCGCTGGCGCGAGGAGCCGGCCCGCGGCGGCGGCCTGCTGCTCGACCTCGGCCCGCACCTGATCGACCAGGCGCTCGCGCTGTTCGGCCTGCCGGAAACGGTGAGCGCGACCGTCAAGACGCGTCGCGAGAACGGCACGGCACCCGACCTCGTGCACCTGCTGCTCGGCTATCCGGACAAGGACGTCGCGCTGCATGCGAGCGCGCTGTCGGCGATCGAACCGGCCCGCTTCACGCTGCACGGCACGCGCGGCAGCTACCAGAAGTTCGGCCTCGACACGCAGGAAGACCAGCTCAAGGCCGGCCTCACCGCGGACGACGTCGAATTCGGCGGCGGCAACCCGCCCGGCCTGCTGCGCGTGCTCGACGGCGAAATCGAGGTCGAACGCCCGGTTCCGACGCTCGACGGCCAGTACGCGGAGTTCTACCGTGCGCTCGCCGCATCGGTCCGCGACGGCGCGCCGTTCCCCGTCACCGCGCAGGACGCCGTCGACGTGATGACCATCATCGAGCTCGCCGCGAAAAGCGAGCACGATGGCCGCCGGCTGCCGTTCGTGCGCCGCACGGTCTGA
- a CDS encoding SGNH/GDSL hydrolase family protein, which yields MGYPFATAALGPLLFAQGRYVRRVTPRLPEAAGPRDGVAGDGPPLRVLVVGDSAAAGVGVTTQRDALSGQLAHALAATHRVSWKLLARTGLTTRELVDWLAAEPAEPFDVAVTSLGVNDVTGGVAPARWLAQQAELVRLLAARFRVGHAILSAVPPMERFPALPQPLAWYLGLRAKRLNAALAGWAGAQPHCTFLRVDLPLERHLMAADGFHPGESACAAWAAQVAAAVRQRATA from the coding sequence ATGGGATACCCGTTCGCCACTGCCGCCCTCGGCCCGCTGCTGTTCGCGCAGGGGCGCTACGTGCGGCGCGTCACGCCGCGGCTGCCCGAAGCGGCCGGCCCGCGCGACGGCGTGGCTGGCGACGGCCCGCCGCTCCGTGTCCTGGTGGTCGGCGATTCGGCGGCCGCGGGCGTCGGCGTCACGACGCAGCGCGACGCGCTGTCCGGGCAACTGGCGCATGCGCTGGCGGCCACCCACCGCGTGAGCTGGAAGTTGCTCGCGCGCACGGGCCTCACCACGCGGGAGCTCGTCGACTGGCTCGCCGCCGAGCCGGCCGAACCGTTCGACGTGGCCGTCACGTCGCTCGGCGTCAACGACGTGACGGGCGGCGTGGCGCCCGCGCGCTGGCTGGCGCAGCAGGCCGAGCTGGTCCGGTTGCTGGCCGCACGCTTCCGGGTCGGGCACGCGATCCTGTCGGCGGTGCCGCCGATGGAGCGCTTCCCAGCGCTGCCGCAGCCGCTCGCGTGGTATCTCGGGTTGCGTGCGAAGCGGCTCAACGCGGCGCTCGCCGGCTGGGCCGGCGCGCAGCCGCACTGTACGTTCCTGCGGGTCGACCTGCCGCTCGAGCGCCACCTGATGGCCGCCGACGGCTTTCATCCCGGCGAATCCGCATGCGCGGCGTGGGCCGCGCAGGTCGCGGCGGCCGTGCGGCAGCGGGCAACCGCGTGA
- a CDS encoding UvrD-helicase domain-containing protein: MSAGLNPAQNEAVRYLDGPCLVLAGAGSGKTRVITQKIAHLIEAKGFEPRHIAAVTFTNKAAAEMRERVSKLLEGKTLTTPGKEGRKVPVNQLTVCTFHSLGVQILRQEAEHLGLKPQFSIMDSDDCFGMIQEQLGTTDKGLIRKIQSIISLWKNGLIMPDEAMAIAANEDEHQAAIVYRNYVATLHAYQAVDFDDLIRLPAELFAKNEQVRDRWQNKLRYLLIDEYQDTNACQYELVKLLAGPRAAFTAVGDDDQAIYGWRGATLENLAQLGKDFPKLHLIKLEQNYRSTVRILTAANNVIANNPKLFEKKLWSEHGMGDSITVTPCNDEEHEAESVVFRLSAHKFERRAQFRDYAILYRGNFQARIFEQVLRRERIPYVLSGGQSFFDKAEIKDLCAYLRLIANADDDPAFIRAITTPRRGIGNTTLEALGSFAGQAKVSLFEAVYMGGIEARLSARQVEPLRMFCDFIQRLTERADKEPATVVLDDMMEAIHYEAYLYDAFDERQAQSKWQNVLEFLEWLKRKGTKPETAAVDGEAEGFHNADGLADTGKNLLGLIQTVALMSMLEGKDEDPDAVRLSTVHASKGLEYPHVFLVGVEEGIMPHRGGSEDDGPIDSERIEEERRLMYVAITRAQRSLHLNWCKKRKRARETVVCEPSRFIPEMGLDEAPPPTPEEAPMSPKDRLASLKALLQK, encoded by the coding sequence ATGTCCGCAGGCCTCAATCCCGCTCAGAACGAAGCGGTGCGCTACCTCGACGGTCCCTGTCTCGTGCTCGCCGGCGCGGGCAGCGGCAAGACCCGCGTGATCACGCAGAAGATCGCGCACCTGATCGAAGCGAAAGGCTTCGAGCCGCGCCATATCGCCGCCGTCACGTTCACGAACAAGGCGGCCGCCGAAATGCGCGAGCGGGTGTCGAAGCTGCTCGAGGGCAAGACGCTCACCACGCCCGGCAAGGAAGGCCGCAAGGTGCCCGTCAACCAGCTCACCGTCTGCACGTTCCATTCGCTGGGCGTGCAGATCCTGCGACAGGAGGCCGAGCACCTCGGCCTGAAGCCGCAGTTCTCGATCATGGATTCGGACGACTGCTTCGGGATGATCCAGGAGCAGCTCGGCACGACCGACAAGGGGCTGATCCGCAAGATCCAGAGCATCATCTCGCTGTGGAAGAACGGCCTGATCATGCCCGACGAGGCGATGGCGATCGCGGCGAACGAGGACGAGCACCAGGCCGCGATCGTCTACCGCAACTACGTCGCGACGCTGCATGCTTACCAGGCGGTCGATTTCGACGACCTGATCCGCCTGCCGGCCGAGCTGTTCGCGAAGAACGAGCAGGTGCGCGACCGCTGGCAGAACAAGCTGCGCTACCTGCTGATCGACGAGTACCAGGACACCAACGCGTGCCAGTACGAGCTGGTGAAGCTGCTCGCAGGCCCGCGCGCCGCGTTCACGGCGGTCGGCGACGACGACCAGGCGATCTACGGCTGGCGAGGCGCTACGCTCGAGAACCTCGCGCAGCTCGGCAAGGATTTCCCGAAGCTGCACCTGATCAAGCTCGAGCAGAACTACCGGTCGACGGTGCGGATCCTGACGGCCGCGAACAACGTGATCGCGAACAACCCGAAGCTGTTCGAGAAGAAGCTGTGGTCCGAGCACGGGATGGGCGACTCGATCACCGTCACGCCTTGCAACGACGAGGAACACGAGGCCGAATCGGTCGTGTTCCGGCTGTCTGCGCACAAGTTCGAGCGGCGCGCGCAGTTCCGCGACTACGCGATCCTGTACCGCGGCAACTTCCAGGCGCGGATCTTCGAGCAGGTGCTGCGGCGCGAGCGGATTCCGTATGTGCTGTCGGGCGGCCAGTCGTTCTTCGACAAGGCCGAGATCAAGGATTTGTGCGCGTACCTGCGGCTGATCGCGAACGCCGACGACGATCCCGCGTTCATCCGCGCGATTACGACGCCGCGCCGCGGGATCGGCAACACGACGCTCGAGGCGCTCGGCTCGTTCGCGGGGCAGGCGAAGGTGTCGCTGTTCGAAGCCGTGTACATGGGCGGAATCGAGGCACGGCTGTCGGCGCGCCAGGTCGAGCCGCTGCGGATGTTCTGCGACTTCATCCAGCGCCTGACCGAGCGCGCGGACAAGGAGCCCGCGACCGTCGTGCTCGACGACATGATGGAGGCGATCCACTACGAGGCGTACCTGTACGACGCGTTCGACGAGCGGCAGGCGCAGTCGAAGTGGCAGAACGTGCTCGAGTTCCTCGAATGGCTGAAGCGCAAGGGCACCAAGCCCGAGACGGCGGCGGTCGACGGCGAGGCCGAAGGTTTCCACAACGCGGACGGGCTCGCCGATACGGGCAAGAACCTGCTCGGCCTGATCCAGACCGTCGCGCTGATGTCGATGCTGGAAGGCAAGGACGAGGATCCGGACGCGGTGCGACTGTCGACCGTCCATGCGTCGAAGGGGCTCGAGTATCCGCACGTGTTCCTGGTCGGCGTCGAGGAAGGCATCATGCCGCACCGCGGCGGCAGCGAGGACGACGGCCCGATCGACAGCGAGCGGATCGAGGAAGAGCGCCGGCTGATGTACGTCGCGATTACGCGCGCGCAGCGCAGCCTGCACCTGAACTGGTGCAAGAAGCGCAAACGGGCGCGCGAGACGGTCGTGTGCGAGCCGTCTCGTTTCATCCCGGAGATGGGGCTCGACGAAGCGCCGCCGCCGACACCGGAAGAAGCGCCGATGTCGCCGAAGGACCGGCTCGCCAGCTTGAAGGCGCTGCTGCAGAAGTGA